From Paraburkholderia fungorum, the proteins below share one genomic window:
- a CDS encoding DMT family transporter gives MYRPFLRRYPALTTCSLAMGAAVLLLSGYCLLTRQPLMPSLTGLQWANILFIGLSSGPGYFCWLWALAKMDASRVVAFQALGPVTAAIIELVKAGRLPSFALVTSLVMVTAGLVLATCQKQRHADNDATAKSATRP, from the coding sequence TTGTATCGCCCCTTTCTTCGTCGCTATCCGGCATTAACAACCTGTTCACTGGCGATGGGAGCCGCCGTTTTGTTGTTGAGCGGATATTGCTTACTAACGCGACAGCCGCTCATGCCGTCCCTCACGGGTTTGCAATGGGCCAATATTTTATTCATCGGTCTTTCAAGCGGACCAGGATATTTTTGTTGGTTGTGGGCGCTGGCAAAAATGGATGCAAGTCGCGTCGTAGCATTTCAGGCATTGGGTCCGGTTACCGCCGCGATCATTGAACTAGTGAAAGCGGGCCGCTTGCCGTCATTCGCATTGGTGACGTCGCTTGTCATGGTCACGGCCGGACTAGTTTTGGCTACGTGTCAAAAACAACGCCACGCAGACAATGACGCAACCGCGAAGTCTGCAACGCGACCGTAG
- a CDS encoding response regulator — MPHILIVDVEEEIRSLLTAFFRKHGHEVSAAINGETLFAAIERQPVDLVILDVMLEGEDAFSLCRQLRATSKIPVIMLTAVADHVDRVMGLEIGADDYLVKPFDARKLLARVKAVLRRTRDAEYTAGSTSTRPVFLFADWRFDIAKRELRSTDNTLTILSSNEFDILLVFAEHPQRILSREQLLDMARGSTCEAYGQSIDVQVGRLRRKLDTHVSGESVIRTVRGGGYMFTPVVCRGWPESRDAPANH, encoded by the coding sequence ATGCCGCACATTCTAATAGTTGATGTCGAAGAGGAAATCAGGTCCTTGCTGACCGCCTTTTTCCGCAAGCACGGCCATGAGGTCAGCGCGGCGATCAACGGAGAGACGCTGTTCGCTGCAATAGAACGCCAGCCGGTCGATCTCGTTATCCTCGACGTCATGCTAGAGGGCGAGGACGCGTTCAGCCTCTGCCGGCAACTGCGCGCCACATCGAAGATACCTGTCATCATGCTCACCGCGGTTGCCGATCACGTCGACAGAGTCATGGGGCTTGAGATTGGCGCCGACGACTACCTGGTCAAGCCCTTCGACGCGAGGAAGCTATTGGCGCGAGTGAAGGCTGTTTTGCGCAGGACGAGAGATGCGGAATACACGGCAGGAAGCACATCAACAAGACCAGTCTTTCTTTTCGCTGACTGGCGATTTGACATCGCCAAACGTGAACTTCGATCGACAGACAATACGTTGACGATCCTGTCGAGTAATGAGTTCGATATCCTGCTTGTATTTGCCGAGCATCCGCAACGGATACTGAGCCGTGAACAGTTACTGGATATGGCTCGCGGTTCAACCTGTGAAGCCTACGGTCAAAGCATCGATGTTCAGGTCGGCCGCCTTCGCCGCAAGCTCGACACGCACGTGAGCGGCGAATCCGTCATTCGAACAGTCCGCGGAGGCGGATATATGTTCACTCCAGTGGTGTGCCGCGGATGGCCAGAAAGCCGAGATGCTCCGGCGAATCACTGA